One Microcebus murinus isolate Inina chromosome 7, M.murinus_Inina_mat1.0, whole genome shotgun sequence genomic region harbors:
- the RPL7 gene encoding large ribosomal subunit protein uL30: MEGAEEKKKKVPAVPETLKKKRRNFAELKIKRLRKKFAQKMLRKARRKLIYEKAKHYHKEYRQMYRTEIRMARMARKAGNFYVPAEPKLAFVIRIRGINGVSPKVRKVLQLLRLRQIFNGTFVKLNKASINMLRIVEPYIAWGYPNLKSVNELIYKRGYGKINKKRIALTDNDLIARSLGKYGIICMEDLIHEIYTVGKRFKEANNFLWPFKLSSPRGGMKKKTTHFVEGGDAGNREDQINRLIRRMN, encoded by the exons ATGGAGGGCGCAGA agagaagaaaaagaaggttcCTGCTGTGCCAGAAACCCTTAAGAAAAAGCGAAGAAATTTCGCGGAGCTGAAGATCAAACGCCTGAGAAAGAAGTTTGCCCAAAAGATG CTTCGAAAGGCAAGGAGGAAGCTTATCTATGAAAAAGCTAAGCATTATCACAAGGAATACAGGCAGATGTACAGAACTGAGATTCGAATGGCTAGGATGGCAAGAAAAGCAGGCAACTTTTATGTACCTGCAGAACCCAAATTGGCATTTGTCATCAGGATCCGTGG TATCAATGGTGTGAGCCCAAAGGTCCGAAAGGTGTTGCAGCTTCTTCGCCTTCGGCAGATCTTCAATGGAACCTTTGTTAAGCTCAACAAGGCTTCAATTAACATGCTGAGGATTGTAGAACCATATATTGCATGGGG GTACCCAAACCTAAAGTCAGTAAATGAACTAATCTACAAGCGTGGTTATggcaaaatcaataagaaacGAATTGCGTTGACAGATAACGATTTGATTGCTCGATCTCTTG GTAAATATGGCATCATCTGCATGGAGGATCTGATTCATGAGATCTATACTGTTGGGAAACGcttcaaagaagcaaataatttccTGTGGCCCTTCAAGTTATCATCTCCACGGggtggaatgaagaaaaagacaacccattTTGTAGAAGGTGGAGATGCTGGCAACAGGGAGGACCAGATCAATAGGCTTATCAGAAGAATGAACTAA